Proteins found in one Leishmania major strain Friedlin complete genome, chromosome 35 genomic segment:
- a CDS encoding putative anaphase promoting complex subunit protein (previous protein_id=AAZ14674.1), whose protein sequence is MDVKIKSVHLVAKWMWDCKGETCGICRQEYEAACPTCRVPGDDCPILTSPCHHTFHLHCITRALEKEEGQPECPTCRAPWQM, encoded by the coding sequence ATGGATGTCAAGATAAAGAGCGTCCACCTCGTGGCGAAGTGGATGTGGGACTGCAAGGGCGAAACTTGTGGCATCTGTCGTCAAGAGTACGAGGCAGCCTGCCCCACTTGCCGCGTGCCGGGCGACGACTGCCCCATCCTGACGAGCCCCTGCCACCATACGTTTCACTTGCACTGCATCACACGGGCCttggagaaggaggagggccaGCCCGAGTGCCCGACGTGCCGTGCGCCGTGGCAAATGTAG
- a CDS encoding conserved hypothetical protein (previous protein_id=AAZ14675.1), whose protein sequence is MRRCAARFAAAAAAAGGGSDLQTVSSSLGSVAKSSATGTKTEYKHVHTATRSPSDFIPPATEAPERLQSYVEPKPFISLRRMQVFTVSLGVGTASVALVYFFLSTGIRNHVEEEQLQVDRIVERNRMAMQDRISIVPVFTAPSTYDELYAKMVEKDKEVETQLTQAKSTLHTETMFHVKMWWNRCLRNIQSATDAFAAAQLRHKEAQAEANIKATLQYSGYELVGLSKVGA, encoded by the coding sequence ATGCGTCGTTGCGCTGCTCGAtttgccgctgcggcagcggccgctggtggcggtaGCGACCTCCAAACTGTCAGTTCATCTCTGGGAAGTGTTGCGAAAAGCTCGGCGACGGGCACGAAGACCGAGTACAAGCACGTGCACACGGCAACCCGGTCGCCGTCCGATTTCATTCCGCCGGCGACCGAGGCCCCAGAGAGGCTGCAGTCGTACGTGGAGCCGAAGCCGTTTATTAGCCTCCGTCGCATGCAGGTCTTCACCGTCTCACTCGGTGTCGGCACAGCTAGCGTAGCGCTGGTGTACTTCTTCCTCAGCACGGGCATCCGCAAccacgtggaggaggagcagcttCAGGTCGACCGCATTGTGGAACGTAACCGAATGGCGATGCAAGACCGCATCTCCATCGTGCCGGTCTTCACTGCGCCGAGCACGTACGACGAGCTGTACGCCAAGATGGTGGAAAAGGAcaaggaggtggagacgCAGCTCACTCAAGCCAAGAGCACCCTCCACACGGAGACCATGTTCCACGTAAAGATGTGGTGGAACCGGTGTCTGCGCAACATCCAGTCCGCTACAGACGCCTTCGCCGCGGCACAGCTGCGACACAAGGAGGCCCAAGCAGAGGCGAACATCAAGGCAACTCTGCAGTACAGCGGGTATGAGCTGGTGGGCCTCTCCAAGGTTGGCGCGTAG